A single region of the Pseudomonadota bacterium genome encodes:
- a CDS encoding NUDIX domain-containing protein — MPHLMNCPHSPDGWCLDCVSKQGKLLLEIDQAIQDPDKFLAMVANRGRPLIGVCVCICRREPSSGKVLLHKRKGKHAPGTWAFPGGHMEKWESFEGVVRRELEEEAGPDIEIDNLQFWTVANTRFHDEDKHYVVLFIMADWVSGEPKIMEPEKCECWEWFDWNDLPSPLMMGIQDIVDRKLSPFDYGGEHETLC, encoded by the coding sequence ATGCCACATTTAATGAATTGCCCACATTCACCTGATGGGTGGTGCCTTGATTGCGTCAGTAAACAAGGCAAGCTTTTGCTTGAAATTGACCAAGCCATACAAGACCCGGATAAATTTCTGGCGATGGTTGCTAATCGTGGCCGACCATTAATCGGCGTTTGCGTTTGCATTTGTCGTCGTGAACCATCCAGCGGCAAAGTTCTTTTGCACAAAAGAAAAGGAAAGCACGCTCCTGGCACATGGGCATTCCCTGGCGGGCATATGGAAAAATGGGAATCCTTTGAAGGAGTTGTTCGTAGAGAACTAGAAGAAGAAGCAGGGCCAGATATAGAAATTGATAATTTGCAATTTTGGACTGTTGCCAATACTCGATTTCATGATGAAGACAAGCATTATGTTGTTCTTTTTATTATGGCTGATTGGGTATCTGGCGAGCCAAAGATTATGGAGCCAGAAAAATGTGAATGCTGGGAATGGTTTGATTGGAATGATCTTCCTTCACCACTGATGATGGGGATACAAGATATTGTTGATCGTAAACTGAGCCCTTTTGACTATGGAGGCGAACACGAAACATTATGCTAG
- the cyaB gene encoding class IV adenylate cyclase, which translates to MLEVEAKFIVDSFDLLEAKYQFDGPVLQRDIYYQHPSRDFMKTGEWFRVRRIFKGIPCAENLGCEEIHLCHKGSNQGSSDVKSRREIEFSVPMDIIELLQILDFAELIRVEKYRRSAVVTPTNDSGEPTFTITLDEVLGLGKYVEIEMLVLKEEFKAGAIEAINDIAKKLGLTQPEKHGYAKLMLKKEKK; encoded by the coding sequence ATGCTAGAAGTAGAAGCTAAATTCATTGTGGATAGTTTTGATTTATTGGAAGCCAAATACCAATTTGATGGCCCCGTGTTACAAAGAGATATATATTATCAGCATCCCTCTCGTGATTTTATGAAAACTGGAGAGTGGTTCCGTGTGCGAAGAATTTTTAAGGGCATTCCCTGTGCGGAAAACCTCGGGTGCGAAGAAATTCATCTGTGTCACAAAGGATCAAATCAAGGCTCATCTGATGTTAAAAGTCGCAGAGAGATAGAATTTTCTGTGCCTATGGACATAATTGAACTTTTGCAAATCCTTGATTTTGCAGAATTGATACGAGTGGAAAAATACCGCCGATCAGCCGTGGTTACACCAACTAACGATAGTGGCGAACCCACCTTTACCATAACATTAGATGAAGTTTTGGGATTGGGAAAATATGTAGAAATTGAAATGCTGGTTCTCAAAGAAGAATTTAAAGCAGGAGCAATTGAAGCCATTAATGACATAGCCAAAAAACTGGGACTCACCCAGCCAGAGAAACACGGATATGCTAAATTAATGCTGAAAAAAGAGAAAAAATGA
- a CDS encoding zinc ribbon domain-containing protein has protein sequence MPNYEYQCDTCEHKFEIFQHMNDKPIKICPKCGKKVHRLITGGTGFILKGTGWTPKGNK, from the coding sequence ATGCCTAATTACGAATATCAGTGCGATACTTGTGAACACAAGTTTGAAATATTTCAACACATGAATGATAAGCCCATTAAAATTTGCCCTAAGTGCGGCAAAAAAGTCCATCGATTGATTACTGGCGGAACTGGCTTTATTCTTAAAGGAACCGGCTGGACTCCAAAAGGAAATAAATGA
- a CDS encoding CAP domain-containing protein: MRLNLLFAFVVVLCVCSVAEARGRGRRQQSYNAPTTAQTTEVEAITNYPTAADKVVVVDGVKLAEIEANIIKFTNEERARYGLPPFEVDKDLMQTARGHAAWMTRNQAMVHTRLPLAENIAMGQPHSSDVVNCWMNSSGHRANILNPGHLRIGVAAFRTASGVIFWCQQFRNR; encoded by the coding sequence ATGAGGTTGAATCTATTGTTTGCGTTTGTTGTTGTGTTGTGTGTTTGTTCAGTGGCAGAAGCCAGAGGCAGAGGTCGTCGCCAGCAGAGTTATAATGCCCCAACGACGGCACAGACCACTGAAGTGGAAGCAATAACAAATTATCCGACTGCTGCGGATAAAGTAGTGGTGGTTGATGGTGTGAAGCTTGCCGAAATTGAAGCCAACATCATTAAATTCACCAACGAAGAGCGGGCACGATATGGTCTTCCGCCTTTCGAGGTTGACAAGGATTTGATGCAGACCGCCAGAGGGCACGCTGCCTGGATGACTCGCAATCAGGCAATGGTGCATACGAGGCTCCCACTTGCTGAAAACATTGCAATGGGACAACCGCACAGTAGTGATGTGGTCAATTGTTGGATGAATTCGTCAGGTCACAGGGCGAACATTCTCAACCCAGGTCATCTACGCATTGGTGTGGCGGCTTTTCGTACTGCCAGCGGAGTAATCTTCTGGTGTCAGCAATTCCGAAATAGATAG
- a CDS encoding ThiF family adenylyltransferase encodes MATNKFHHEEIYRGKDYAKKLQGLITICGVGALGSNLLDNLSRQGFANLRGIDKDRVDTHNLNTQFWNERDVGALKVAAAKQKVFGNIGVEIDTVDKELTAATVDKMLRGSALVLDCFDNNAARQIVQTHCRAKKIPCLHTGLFEDYGEVVWDDRYKVPKDSGGDVCDYPLARNIIMLTVAAASEEILDFFLASSPRHQSWSITLRDLHISAMH; translated from the coding sequence ATGGCAACGAATAAATTCCATCATGAAGAAATTTACCGAGGCAAGGATTATGCCAAGAAATTGCAAGGTCTAATCACCATTTGTGGTGTAGGAGCCCTGGGTAGCAATTTGCTTGACAATCTTTCTCGACAAGGATTTGCCAATCTCCGTGGTATTGACAAAGATCGTGTCGATACTCATAATCTAAACACCCAGTTTTGGAATGAGCGGGATGTTGGAGCTTTGAAAGTTGCCGCCGCCAAACAGAAGGTGTTTGGCAACATTGGTGTTGAAATTGACACCGTGGACAAGGAATTGACCGCCGCTACCGTGGATAAAATGCTGCGTGGCTCAGCATTGGTGTTGGATTGTTTTGATAATAATGCTGCACGGCAAATTGTTCAAACCCATTGCCGGGCAAAGAAGATTCCATGTCTGCACACTGGATTATTTGAAGATTATGGCGAGGTTGTATGGGATGATCGCTACAAGGTGCCAAAGGACAGCGGTGGCGACGTTTGCGACTATCCCTTGGCTCGTAACATCATCATGTTGACAGTAGCGGCAGCCTCAGAGGAAATCCTTGATTTCTTCTTGGCATCATCGCCACGGCATCAATCATGGTCCATTACCCTGCGTGACTTACACATTAGTGCAATGCACTAG
- a CDS encoding Mov34/MPN/PAD-1 family protein — MDREEKYGDVVGFYHTHPGMIASPSPRDDATMAQWVLSFGKPLVCLIEGVNGLKGYLYYSDEQPPIPIRTLKSFGQLIVGITPKKPLACYGLATPNVVVEDDLTLFDEEVELGGHAIDWDQDSAINLGALLESEEVANEIETDKPK, encoded by the coding sequence ATGGATCGTGAAGAAAAATATGGGGATGTGGTTGGGTTTTATCACACGCACCCCGGAATGATCGCCTCCCCAAGCCCACGGGATGATGCTACAATGGCACAGTGGGTGTTGTCGTTTGGCAAGCCTCTCGTTTGTTTGATCGAAGGAGTCAATGGGCTCAAGGGTTATTTGTATTACAGCGATGAACAACCTCCAATTCCCATTCGTACTCTAAAGAGCTTTGGGCAACTAATTGTAGGAATTACACCCAAAAAGCCACTGGCTTGCTATGGCTTGGCAACACCTAATGTCGTTGTGGAGGATGACTTGACATTATTTGATGAAGAGGTTGAGCTTGGGGGGCATGCCATTGATTGGGATCAAGACTCTGCAATTAATTTGGGTGCTCTCCTAGAGAGCGAAGAGGTGGCGAATGAAATTGAAACAGACAAACCCAAGTGA
- a CDS encoding GIY-YIG nuclease family protein, producing MEAIIYKIINDLNAKVYVGQTWKTAEERFKRHCAEARWNNTKLMPIVLAIRKYGPEHFKIVVLEKLNGTQEEIDAREVYWGCELKTLSPNGYNLKLGNARGVISEEVKRKISIGNKGKKVTQATIKKLRSSHLGHKVSNKTKKKLSLFNTGKTLTEEHKNKIAKSATGRKYSDKSKEKMRNKKLKFAYKIASPDGEVFETSNLEQFSREHNLNSGHMWSVAAGKIAHYKNWKVLEKKTL from the coding sequence ATGGAAGCAATTATATACAAAATAATAAATGATCTTAATGCAAAGGTCTATGTTGGGCAAACTTGGAAAACGGCAGAAGAAAGGTTCAAAAGACACTGTGCGGAGGCAAGGTGGAATAACACCAAACTAATGCCGATTGTCCTTGCCATTCGAAAATACGGACCAGAACATTTTAAGATTGTGGTGTTAGAAAAATTAAATGGCACACAAGAAGAAATAGATGCCAGGGAAGTGTATTGGGGCTGTGAATTAAAAACCCTTTCTCCAAATGGTTATAATTTAAAACTTGGAAATGCCCGAGGCGTAATATCTGAGGAGGTTAAACGCAAAATATCCATCGGCAACAAAGGGAAAAAAGTAACCCAAGCAACAATTAAAAAGCTTAGATCGAGTCATTTAGGACACAAAGTAAGCAATAAAACAAAAAAGAAGTTATCGCTATTTAACACTGGCAAAACGCTTACAGAGGAACACAAAAACAAAATTGCCAAATCAGCCACAGGAAGAAAGTATTCGGATAAGTCAAAAGAAAAAATGCGAAACAAAAAATTGAAATTCGCATACAAAATAGCATCGCCAGATGGAGAAGTATTCGAGACAAGTAATTTGGAGCAGTTTTCAAGGGAACACAATTTGAATTCTGGGCATATGTGGAGTGTAGCTGCTGGCAAAATCGCACATTACAAAAATTGGAAAGTGTTGGAAAAGAAAACATTATGA
- a CDS encoding NADAR family protein yields MNDKQTKIDSFDGEYRYLSNFAILSTPVVLDGEKYISTEHAYQAAKFLDPALRKQIQDAITPGKAKKLAAVFKKAGHQRPDWQNINLGIMEDLLVQKFSDPQLCNQLLATGKAELVEGNWWHDTFFGVCNGVGENHLGKLLMKIRDQFDKL; encoded by the coding sequence ATGAATGACAAGCAAACAAAAATTGATTCATTTGATGGTGAATACAGGTATTTGTCGAATTTTGCCATACTGTCCACGCCGGTAGTTTTGGATGGTGAAAAATATATTTCCACCGAACACGCTTACCAAGCTGCTAAATTTTTAGACCCGGCATTGCGTAAGCAAATTCAAGACGCTATTACCCCTGGAAAAGCAAAGAAGCTTGCGGCTGTATTCAAAAAAGCTGGACACCAACGACCCGATTGGCAAAATATTAATTTAGGGATTATGGAAGATTTGCTTGTGCAAAAATTCTCCGATCCACAATTATGCAATCAGCTTCTTGCCACTGGCAAGGCGGAATTAGTAGAAGGAAATTGGTGGCACGACACGTTTTTTGGGGTATGCAACGGAGTTGGGGAAAACCATCTTGGAAAACTTCTAATGAAGATCAGAGACCAATTTGACAAATTATAA
- a CDS encoding DUF5662 family protein → MSQRDIDRIQKLMRHIHGVQENCVILAERLMENGEFKLAKTLVANSFLHDNSKFFGAEWDHLSIENPDKAALKLAIMQHNHTNKHHPEYWDGGIKGMPRIYLAELVCDWKTRSEERATSLMEWVNDEAMKRFNFTKDDVVYGTIMMFVKMLVAPPLKSWTEM, encoded by the coding sequence ATGAGTCAGCGTGATATTGATCGTATTCAAAAACTGATGCGGCACATTCACGGTGTTCAGGAGAATTGCGTAATTCTTGCTGAAAGACTGATGGAGAATGGAGAGTTTAAGCTTGCCAAAACGCTGGTGGCAAATTCTTTTCTTCACGATAATAGCAAGTTTTTTGGTGCTGAATGGGATCATTTATCAATAGAGAATCCAGATAAGGCTGCCTTGAAACTCGCTATTATGCAGCACAATCATACGAATAAACACCACCCAGAATATTGGGATGGCGGAATTAAAGGAATGCCCCGCATTTATCTTGCCGAGTTGGTGTGTGATTGGAAGACCCGTTCCGAGGAAAGGGCCACTTCCTTGATGGAATGGGTGAATGATGAGGCAATGAAAAGATTTAATTTCACCAAGGATGATGTGGTCTACGGAACAATCATGATGTTTGTAAAGATGTTGGTAGCACCACCTTTGAAATCGTGGACAGAAATGTAA